The Halorientalis sp. IM1011 genome window below encodes:
- the map gene encoding type II methionyl aminopeptidase, with amino-acid sequence MTDVDLDAEKYEKHREAGEILANVRNEAADRVEVGASHLEVAEWAEDRIRELGGEPAFPVNISVDEEAAHATPSVDDSSTFGEDMINLDIGVHVDGWLADTAVTVDLSGNPELAEASEAALDAALDTVEAGVETGEIGAVIEETIDGYGYNPVVNLTGHGLGHWEQHTPPNIPNREVDQGIELEAGDVVAIEPFATDGGGKVREGTEEEIFALESEGSVRNRAAREALNQITEEFKTLPFATRWLDGRRAEMALRRLKQQDILHGYPVLKEEDGRLVSQKEHTLIVTEDGCEVTTRL; translated from the coding sequence ATGACCGACGTGGACCTGGACGCAGAGAAGTACGAGAAACACCGGGAGGCGGGCGAGATCCTCGCGAACGTACGGAACGAGGCCGCCGACCGGGTCGAAGTCGGCGCGAGCCACCTCGAAGTCGCCGAGTGGGCCGAGGACCGCATCCGCGAACTCGGCGGCGAACCCGCTTTTCCCGTGAACATCAGCGTCGACGAGGAAGCCGCCCACGCCACGCCGAGCGTCGACGATTCGAGCACGTTCGGCGAGGACATGATCAACCTCGACATCGGGGTTCACGTCGACGGCTGGCTGGCCGACACCGCCGTCACGGTCGACCTCTCGGGCAATCCGGAACTGGCCGAAGCCTCCGAAGCCGCGCTGGACGCCGCCCTCGATACCGTCGAAGCCGGCGTCGAGACCGGCGAGATCGGCGCGGTCATCGAGGAGACCATCGACGGCTACGGCTACAACCCCGTCGTGAACCTCACCGGCCACGGACTTGGTCACTGGGAACAGCACACGCCTCCGAACATCCCCAACCGCGAGGTCGACCAGGGGATCGAACTGGAAGCCGGCGACGTGGTCGCCATCGAACCGTTCGCCACCGACGGCGGCGGCAAGGTCCGGGAGGGCACCGAGGAGGAGATCTTCGCGCTCGAATCCGAGGGGTCGGTCCGAAATCGTGCGGCCCGAGAGGCCCTGAACCAGATCACCGAGGAGTTCAAGACGCTCCCGTTCGCCACCCGCTGGCTCGACGGACGCCGGGCCGAGATGGCGCTTCGTCGGCTGAAACAGCAGGATATCCTCCACGGCTACCCCGTCCTGAAGGAGGAGGACGGTCGGCTGGTCAGCCAGAAAGAACACACCCTCATCGTCACCGAGGACGGCTGCGAGGTCACGACGCGACTCTAA
- a CDS encoding HIT domain-containing protein, with the protein MEQVFAPWRIDWIERSDKNEEIDGCVFCAFAEDDADRANRVVARSDHAFVLLNNYPYNPGHAMVIPHSHTGDYRALDDPELTDHARLKQRTIDAMEMAMHPEGYNAGLNLGGGAAGGSIDDHLHTHVVPRWEGDTNFMPVVSDTKVIVQAVEDTYDRLHEAFAEQEGATVTGEDRAVQF; encoded by the coding sequence ATGGAGCAGGTGTTCGCCCCCTGGCGGATCGACTGGATCGAACGGTCCGACAAGAACGAGGAGATCGACGGCTGTGTGTTCTGTGCGTTCGCCGAGGACGATGCAGACCGGGCGAACAGAGTCGTGGCCCGGAGCGACCACGCCTTCGTCCTGCTGAACAACTACCCGTACAACCCAGGACACGCGATGGTGATCCCCCACAGCCACACCGGAGACTATCGCGCCCTCGACGACCCGGAACTCACCGACCACGCCCGGCTCAAACAGCGGACCATCGACGCCATGGAGATGGCCATGCACCCGGAGGGCTACAACGCCGGCCTCAACCTCGGGGGCGGCGCGGCCGGGGGTTCGATCGACGACCACCTGCACACCCACGTCGTCCCGCGCTGGGAGGGTGACACCAACTTCATGCCGGTCGTCTCGGACACGAAGGTCATCGTACAGGCGGTCGAGGACACCTACGACCGACTCCACGAGGCCTTCGCCGAGCAAGAGGGCGCGACGGTGACGGGCGAGGACCGGGCGGTCCAGTTCTAG
- a CDS encoding cation diffusion facilitator family transporter, which produces MARSTALRRVGLVVLGVNLLLALAKGGVWYLTGSLAVGSEAVNSLADTAYSVVIVAGLYLTTQPPDFEHPHGHERIEPFVGLFVALGIFAAGGAVIWQAITAVLAGPGPATASPAAVAVLAVAAVAKYLLYRYCLTAGEDHRSPALVATALDNRNDILTALAALGGVVGAALGFPLLDPIAAALVGVGILYTGIEVVRDNLDYLVGAAPPEDLRAEIVRRALSHPEVQGAHDVIAHYVGPEIDVSLHIEVEGDRTLLEAHDIETAVIESIQRLPEVDDVFVHVDPKEAGEWKPDEEVDRLVSDPGSLDRE; this is translated from the coding sequence ATGGCACGCTCGACGGCGCTACGGCGGGTCGGCCTCGTGGTGCTGGGGGTCAACCTCCTGCTCGCGCTGGCCAAGGGCGGGGTCTGGTATCTCACCGGCAGCCTCGCCGTTGGGTCCGAGGCGGTCAACAGCCTCGCCGACACGGCCTACAGCGTCGTGATCGTCGCCGGACTCTACCTCACCACTCAGCCGCCGGACTTCGAACACCCACACGGCCACGAACGCATCGAGCCGTTCGTGGGGCTGTTCGTCGCGCTCGGGATCTTCGCGGCCGGCGGCGCCGTCATCTGGCAGGCGATCACCGCCGTCCTCGCGGGGCCGGGCCCGGCCACGGCGAGTCCGGCCGCCGTCGCCGTCCTGGCCGTGGCAGCCGTCGCGAAGTACCTCCTCTATCGCTACTGCCTGACCGCTGGCGAGGACCACCGCTCGCCCGCCCTCGTCGCGACCGCGCTCGACAATCGCAACGACATCCTCACCGCGCTGGCGGCGCTGGGCGGCGTCGTCGGCGCGGCCCTGGGCTTCCCACTGCTGGACCCCATCGCGGCCGCACTGGTCGGGGTCGGCATCCTCTACACCGGGATCGAGGTCGTCCGGGACAACCTCGACTACCTCGTCGGTGCGGCCCCGCCCGAGGACCTGCGGGCCGAGATCGTCCGACGGGCGCTCTCCCACCCCGAGGTCCAGGGCGCACACGACGTAATCGCCCACTACGTCGGCCCGGAGATCGACGTGAGCCTCCACATCGAAGTCGAGGGCGACCGGACGCTGCTGGAAGCTCACGACATCGAGACCGCGGTGATCGAGTCGATCCAGCGCCTCCCCGAGGTCGACGACGTGTTCGTCCACGTCGACCCGAAGGAGGCCGGCGAGTGGAAACCCGACGAGGAAGTCGACCGGCTGGTCAGTGATCCCGGCAGTCTCGACCGTGAGTGA
- a CDS encoding tRNA (N(6)-L-threonylcarbamoyladenosine(37)-C(2))-methylthiotransferase, giving the protein MARYHIETYGCTSNRGETQQIEQALREGGHHPVDGPEAADVAILNTCTVLEKTEQNMLRRAKELDAETPGDLVVTGCMALAQGDMFREEDVDAEILHWDEVPDHVLNGECPTVTDGTDPVLNGVVGILPIARGCMSDCSYCITKQATGRIDSPSVEENVEKARALVHAGAKELRITGQDTGVYGWDINQGESLLPELLDRICDIDGEFRVRVGMANPKGVHGVREELARVFAENDELYNFLHAPVQSGSDDVLADMRRQHAVGEYVEVVETFDEHLDYWTLSTDFIAGFPTEEPEDHEQSLALMRETRPEKINVTRFSKRPGTDAADMKGLGGQTKKDRSKELTDLKMELVGEAHEEMVGTERSVLLTEDGTDESLVGYDEAHRQVVIADAEERGLDVGDTVDVEITSHNTVYAFGEPV; this is encoded by the coding sequence ATGGCCCGCTATCACATCGAGACGTACGGGTGCACCTCCAACAGAGGTGAGACCCAGCAGATCGAGCAGGCGCTCCGCGAGGGGGGCCACCACCCCGTCGACGGCCCCGAAGCCGCGGACGTGGCGATCCTCAACACCTGCACAGTCTTAGAGAAGACGGAGCAGAACATGCTCCGGCGGGCCAAAGAACTCGACGCCGAGACGCCCGGCGACCTCGTCGTGACAGGCTGTATGGCACTGGCACAGGGCGATATGTTCCGCGAGGAAGACGTCGACGCAGAGATCCTCCACTGGGACGAGGTGCCCGATCACGTCCTGAACGGCGAGTGTCCGACCGTCACCGACGGGACTGACCCGGTCCTGAACGGCGTCGTCGGCATCCTCCCCATCGCCCGGGGCTGTATGAGCGACTGCTCCTATTGCATCACCAAGCAGGCGACCGGTCGGATCGACAGCCCGTCGGTCGAGGAGAACGTCGAGAAGGCACGCGCGCTCGTCCACGCGGGCGCGAAGGAACTCCGGATCACCGGCCAGGACACCGGCGTCTACGGCTGGGACATCAATCAGGGCGAGAGCCTGCTCCCCGAACTGCTGGATCGGATCTGTGACATCGACGGCGAATTCCGCGTCCGCGTCGGGATGGCCAACCCGAAGGGCGTCCACGGCGTCCGAGAGGAGTTGGCCCGGGTGTTCGCCGAGAACGACGAGCTCTACAACTTCCTGCACGCGCCCGTCCAGTCCGGCAGCGACGACGTGCTCGCGGACATGCGCCGTCAGCACGCCGTCGGCGAGTACGTCGAGGTCGTCGAGACCTTCGACGAGCATCTGGACTACTGGACGCTCTCGACGGACTTCATCGCGGGCTTCCCCACCGAGGAACCCGAAGACCACGAGCAGAGTCTGGCGCTCATGCGCGAGACACGGCCCGAGAAGATCAACGTCACCCGGTTCTCGAAGCGGCCGGGGACCGACGCCGCCGACATGAAGGGACTGGGCGGCCAGACCAAGAAGGACCGCTCGAAGGAGCTGACGGACCTGAAGATGGAGCTGGTCGGAGAGGCCCACGAGGAGATGGTCGGCACCGAACGCTCGGTCTTGCTCACCGAGGACGGGACCGACGAATCGCTGGTGGGTTACGACGAGGCCCACCGGCAGGTCGTGATCGCCGACGCAGAGGAGCGCGGGCTGGACGTCGGCGACACCGTCGACGTGGAGATTACGAGCCACAACACGGTGTACGCGTTCGGCGAACCGGTCTAG
- the deoC gene encoding deoxyribose-phosphate aldolase produces MDVPGRIDHTVLGPATTGDDVLTVLDEAIEYGTNACIPPCYVDMAASYAPETTIATVVGFPHGQHAPASKVEEAERVWEDGADELDLVANAGRLRGDEDEEYREEIAEVVAATPLPVKVIVEAPILTDQEKRRAAELAAEADADMLKTATGFADGGATVADVELLAEFLPVKASGGIGSWERAEAMFEAGAERIGASSGVAIVEEWRAATE; encoded by the coding sequence ATGGACGTTCCCGGGCGGATCGACCACACGGTGTTGGGACCGGCGACGACGGGCGACGACGTGCTGACCGTCCTCGACGAGGCCATCGAGTACGGGACGAACGCCTGCATCCCGCCGTGTTACGTCGACATGGCGGCGAGTTACGCACCCGAGACGACGATCGCGACCGTCGTCGGGTTCCCCCACGGCCAGCACGCGCCGGCGAGCAAAGTCGAGGAGGCCGAACGCGTCTGGGAGGACGGCGCGGACGAACTCGACCTCGTGGCCAACGCCGGCCGACTGCGAGGCGACGAGGACGAGGAGTACCGAGAAGAGATCGCCGAGGTCGTCGCGGCCACGCCCCTGCCCGTGAAGGTCATCGTCGAAGCCCCTATTCTGACCGACCAGGAGAAACGGCGAGCGGCCGAACTCGCAGCCGAGGCCGACGCGGACATGCTCAAGACCGCGACCGGATTCGCCGACGGCGGCGCGACGGTCGCGGACGTGGAACTGTTGGCCGAGTTTTTACCTGTGAAGGCCAGCGGCGGGATCGGGTCCTGGGAGCGTGCCGAGGCGATGTTCGAAGCCGGAGCCGAACGGATCGGGGCCAGCAGCGGCGTAGCCATCGTCGAGGAGTGGCGAGCGGCCACCGAGTAG
- a CDS encoding DUF63 family protein: MLLQVLPEGLVVPALPYLFGLAVAGIAVGAVLSIRRPPVTQRLVVAFTPWMTAGAAVHVLYQLQLIPGAQPLPPVIAPLFGAPTVYVTTFLVAGAIWAGLAVAERAVPPTLAATGGFATLAGAALVWRTATVQGTFEPVVPLAALLASVVVAVATYALLDRTRPTVTARTGTLGAVTVFGHALDGVSTAVGVDLLGSGERSPIPAAIMEFAGSLPTASVIGKGWLFVLVKLLIAAAILVLFADFVEEDPAQGNAALGVVAAVGLGPGTHNLLLFAAAGMV, from the coding sequence ATGTTACTCCAGGTACTCCCCGAGGGACTTGTCGTCCCCGCCCTCCCGTATCTGTTCGGCCTGGCGGTCGCCGGTATCGCCGTGGGCGCGGTGCTTTCCATCCGGCGCCCGCCCGTCACGCAACGACTGGTCGTCGCCTTCACGCCGTGGATGACCGCCGGCGCGGCCGTTCACGTCCTCTACCAGCTACAACTGATACCGGGCGCACAGCCGTTGCCGCCCGTCATCGCGCCGCTTTTCGGTGCCCCGACGGTCTACGTGACGACTTTCCTCGTCGCCGGTGCGATATGGGCTGGACTCGCCGTCGCCGAGCGGGCGGTCCCCCCGACGCTCGCGGCGACCGGCGGTTTCGCGACGCTCGCCGGGGCCGCGCTGGTCTGGCGAACGGCCACGGTCCAGGGAACCTTCGAACCGGTGGTTCCGCTCGCGGCGCTTCTCGCGTCTGTCGTCGTCGCGGTCGCCACCTACGCGCTCCTCGACCGAACCCGGCCCACCGTCACCGCCCGGACCGGCACGCTGGGGGCGGTCACCGTGTTCGGGCACGCGCTGGACGGCGTCTCGACGGCCGTCGGCGTCGACCTGCTCGGGAGCGGCGAACGGAGTCCGATCCCCGCGGCGATCATGGAGTTCGCCGGCTCGCTGCCGACGGCGTCGGTGATCGGTAAAGGGTGGCTGTTCGTGCTCGTGAAACTCCTGATCGCGGCCGCCATCCTGGTGTTGTTCGCCGACTTCGTCGAGGAAGACCCCGCACAGGGCAACGCGGCGCTCGGCGTGGTCGCGGCCGTCGGTCTCGGGCCGGGCACGCACAACCTCCTGCTGTTCGCGGCCGCTGGAATGGTGTGA
- a CDS encoding nucleoside phosphorylase, translating to MAKQPHLLVEDGALADVALLPGDPGRVDRIADACDEATTVAQNREYKVVNATYEGRDLTICSTGIGCPSAAIAVEELHAVGVETVIRVGTTGALQSDIEIGDMVVATGAAKDEGTTERYEEDTIPAVPDYDVLSALVDGAEANGEDVHVGPVATDDAFYAETDEYVRAWEAAGLLAVEMEAAAIFSLARRKGMAAGAICTVDGNLVEGTQKGETDADELPEKAKNNVERAIRIALDAATTL from the coding sequence ATGGCCAAACAACCACACCTGCTGGTCGAAGACGGCGCGCTGGCGGACGTGGCCCTCCTCCCGGGTGACCCCGGCCGCGTCGATCGCATCGCCGACGCCTGCGACGAGGCCACGACCGTCGCACAGAACCGCGAGTACAAGGTCGTCAACGCCACCTACGAGGGGCGGGACCTCACGATCTGTTCGACCGGGATCGGCTGTCCGTCGGCGGCCATCGCCGTCGAGGAACTCCACGCCGTCGGCGTCGAGACCGTGATCCGCGTCGGAACCACCGGCGCGCTCCAGTCCGACATCGAGATCGGCGACATGGTCGTCGCGACGGGCGCGGCCAAAGACGAGGGGACCACCGAGCGTTACGAGGAGGACACCATCCCTGCCGTGCCGGACTACGACGTCCTCTCGGCGCTCGTCGATGGGGCCGAAGCCAATGGTGAAGACGTACACGTGGGGCCGGTGGCCACGGACGACGCCTTCTACGCGGAGACGGACGAGTACGTCCGAGCCTGGGAGGCCGCCGGGTTGCTCGCCGTCGAGATGGAGGCGGCGGCGATCTTCTCGCTGGCCCGCCGGAAAGGGATGGCCGCCGGCGCGATCTGTACCGTCGACGGCAACCTGGTCGAGGGGACACAGAAAGGGGAGACCGACGCCGACGAACTCCCCGAGAAGGCCAAAAACAACGTCGAGCGTGCCATCCGAATCGCGCTCGACGCCGCGACGACACTGTAG
- a CDS encoding HPP family protein produces the protein MRDRLRERVGAARARLARFERRELWTIRRWLENTRNLVHLSVLVFVPLLIAAVTWISNAVSVLPFLLFPPLASGTYMLFARPESEYASPTRFVGGLTVGAFCGWLAYVLSTVLWAPPGRSTVDPGAAAFSIFLTGLVTWLLSVEEASAYSSALLIHVIDVSSANSITLDVLAGLSVTLTPRLAYVGSVLASSTLVAGVFLLWRETFYEERARYLYQSTKGDDHVLVPMRTDDADATAMLAANLAAAHEAGKVVLLDVVDDEAVAAAERELLEGTSQVRTDGGPASDASDGGLPDDGGDLDAETLDEMAENRVASNAADRLERQAARIETKVGVPCEVVVASAGGSPAATVLSTAHATNCDLIATPYEQRHGGLSPFVRLLFRGDVDVLVHRSCDGRTRWNRVLVPVRRAGDVAHAMIDFALRLTGRSGHVGVAHCLHGDGDRRRAENMLADLVAPFDGSFETRISRMSIEDFLDETAPNYELVFMGASMDRSRASRLVSPPTFERIRDLDCDVAIVDRNR, from the coding sequence ATGCGCGACCGGTTGCGTGAGCGGGTCGGGGCGGCGCGGGCGCGACTGGCCCGGTTCGAGCGCCGCGAACTGTGGACGATCCGGCGCTGGCTCGAGAACACCCGAAACCTGGTTCATCTGTCGGTGCTCGTGTTCGTTCCGCTACTTATCGCCGCCGTCACCTGGATCTCGAACGCCGTCTCGGTGCTTCCCTTCCTGCTCTTTCCGCCGCTGGCCTCGGGGACGTACATGCTCTTCGCCAGACCGGAGAGCGAGTACGCGTCGCCGACGCGGTTCGTCGGCGGGCTCACCGTCGGCGCGTTCTGTGGCTGGCTCGCGTACGTGCTCTCGACAGTTCTCTGGGCGCCTCCAGGCCGGTCGACCGTCGACCCTGGTGCCGCGGCGTTTTCGATTTTCCTGACGGGACTGGTGACCTGGTTGCTCTCCGTCGAAGAAGCCTCCGCCTACTCCAGTGCCCTGCTGATTCACGTCATCGACGTCAGTAGCGCCAACTCGATCACGCTCGACGTACTGGCAGGACTCTCGGTGACGCTCACGCCGCGGCTGGCCTACGTCGGGAGCGTGCTAGCCTCCTCGACGCTGGTCGCCGGCGTCTTCCTGCTATGGCGGGAGACGTTCTACGAGGAGCGGGCCCGCTACCTCTACCAGTCGACGAAAGGCGACGATCACGTGCTGGTGCCGATGCGGACCGACGACGCCGACGCGACCGCGATGCTGGCGGCGAACCTCGCCGCCGCTCACGAGGCGGGGAAGGTCGTCCTGCTGGACGTGGTCGACGACGAGGCGGTAGCCGCCGCGGAACGGGAACTGCTGGAGGGAACCTCGCAGGTCAGAACGGACGGCGGTCCCGCGAGCGACGCGAGCGACGGCGGCCTGCCCGACGACGGGGGTGACCTCGACGCGGAGACGCTCGACGAGATGGCCGAGAACCGCGTCGCCTCGAACGCCGCCGACCGCCTGGAACGGCAGGCCGCACGAATCGAGACGAAGGTGGGCGTTCCCTGTGAGGTGGTCGTCGCCTCGGCCGGCGGGTCGCCCGCGGCGACGGTGCTCTCGACCGCACACGCGACTAACTGCGACCTGATCGCGACGCCGTACGAACAGCGCCACGGCGGTCTCTCGCCGTTCGTCCGGTTGCTCTTTCGGGGGGACGTGGACGTACTCGTCCATCGCTCCTGTGACGGCCGGACCCGCTGGAACCGCGTGCTCGTCCCGGTCCGTCGTGCCGGGGACGTGGCCCACGCCATGATCGACTTCGCGCTCCGGCTGACGGGCCGGAGCGGCCACGTCGGCGTCGCCCACTGTCTGCACGGTGACGGCGACCGCCGACGGGCCGAGAACATGCTGGCGGATCTGGTTGCGCCGTTCGACGGTTCCTTCGAGACCCGGATCTCACGCATGTCCATCGAGGACTTCCTCGACGAAACCGCTCCGAACTACGAACTGGTGTTCATGGGGGCGAGCATGGATCGGAGCCGCGCCTCGCGGCTGGTCTCTCCGCCCACGTTCGAGCGGATTCGCGATCTGGACTGTGACGTGGCCATCGTCGACCGCAACCGGTGA
- a CDS encoding NAD-binding protein translates to MASRRVLLGTRVTVLLVTVVALLSVATGILYIGVSDPVSGPLDAYVPPGVDQAVGFTGALTGFLMLANVFGLRRGLRVAWYTTVFLLPVTAIQGLAQSSPYSYPLIVLSVLSLPFVLLNYHRFDRTIDLSTTQLAATAALVGTMVYGTAGTYRLRGDFANVDTILDAVYYTIVTASTVGYGDAIPETQKARLFSISVLILGVASFTLALGSLLGPAIEARFAHALGTMTERQLELLEDHVIVLGYGDLTEPIIEELSGSTPFVVITPDQDAAAQLNARDIAVLSADPSDEEPLHRASIEDARAVVAATNNDANDALSILTAKSLNADVRVVAGATDRENIEKLRRAGADTVISPMVIGGHLLVESALGDDDVESLAGQLSGDVDADD, encoded by the coding sequence ATGGCGTCGAGGCGCGTGTTGCTCGGGACGCGTGTGACGGTGTTGCTGGTGACGGTCGTCGCGCTCCTGTCCGTAGCGACGGGTATCCTGTACATCGGCGTGTCAGATCCCGTCTCGGGGCCGCTCGACGCGTACGTTCCACCGGGCGTCGATCAGGCCGTGGGCTTTACCGGCGCACTCACCGGCTTTCTGATGCTGGCCAACGTCTTCGGGCTCCGGCGTGGACTCCGAGTCGCCTGGTACACCACCGTCTTCCTGCTCCCGGTGACTGCGATTCAGGGACTGGCACAGTCGAGCCCGTACTCCTATCCGTTGATCGTTCTCTCCGTGCTCTCGCTACCGTTCGTCTTGCTCAACTACCACCGGTTCGACCGGACGATCGACCTCTCGACGACGCAACTCGCGGCGACGGCCGCACTCGTTGGCACGATGGTTTACGGAACTGCAGGCACCTACCGACTCCGCGGGGACTTCGCGAACGTCGACACCATCCTCGACGCGGTCTACTACACCATCGTCACCGCCAGCACGGTCGGCTACGGCGATGCGATCCCCGAGACACAGAAGGCCCGCCTCTTCTCCATCTCCGTGTTGATCCTCGGCGTGGCGAGTTTCACGCTCGCGCTGGGGTCGCTGCTCGGCCCGGCCATCGAAGCGCGGTTCGCCCACGCACTCGGTACCATGACGGAACGACAGCTCGAACTGCTCGAGGACCACGTGATCGTCCTCGGCTACGGCGACCTGACGGAACCGATCATCGAAGAACTCTCCGGCTCGACGCCGTTCGTCGTCATCACGCCGGATCAGGACGCGGCCGCACAGCTCAACGCCCGCGACATCGCAGTGCTGTCGGCCGATCCCAGCGACGAGGAACCGCTCCACCGCGCGAGCATCGAGGACGCCCGGGCGGTCGTCGCCGCGACGAACAACGACGCCAACGACGCGCTATCGATTCTCACCGCGAAGTCGCTCAACGCCGACGTGCGGGTGGTCGCGGGAGCGACCGACCGCGAGAACATCGAGAAGCTCAGGCGTGCGGGCGCGGACACGGTCATCAGCCCCATGGTCATCGGCGGCCACCTGCTCGTCGAGTCGGCGCTCGGCGACGACGACGTGGAGTCGCTGGCCGGCCAGTTGAGCGGCGACGTGGACGCTGACGACTGA
- a CDS encoding potassium channel family protein has protein sequence MASLPVEVLLGIYLGFLTGIIPALVAWTLGFGFKYFTGVSIPGFGVVVLAVALAGVSGGLLALADPTVTEATNAPTLVTAILVVTALSLYAHAKGDQLGADAPRRLSLSKLRERTLSRDLADRVGGGQVRIRVVGDVSDMEGYPPLSDDLRAEIREAEYTFPADLRVSELEERVAERLRTEFDLGDVAVTIDERGRASVAAAPPFSGLSKRVPAGKRAVSVDALIPTGLARGDEVTLITTDAQVRGTVVSAKTADPASDRRLTVPTTPDPDPDGDAEADEGSTPRAVRAPTTTGGEGRLTAAVTRTDAEPLLRADRARVVVEARGTRLEYELISLLRRSGKRFRRFTVAADSDLDGVDLGTVNARETYGVAILGVRKPTGWQLAPQGTTALAGGDEVFAVGSPDELDAFAGVVA, from the coding sequence ATGGCTTCGCTTCCGGTCGAGGTGCTGCTCGGTATCTATCTCGGCTTTCTCACCGGTATCATCCCCGCGCTGGTCGCGTGGACACTCGGCTTCGGCTTCAAGTACTTCACCGGCGTCTCGATCCCCGGGTTCGGTGTCGTCGTGCTGGCGGTCGCGCTGGCCGGCGTCAGCGGCGGACTGCTCGCGCTGGCCGATCCGACGGTCACCGAGGCGACCAACGCCCCGACGCTCGTGACCGCGATCCTCGTCGTGACCGCCCTCTCGTTGTACGCCCACGCGAAAGGCGACCAGCTCGGTGCGGACGCACCCCGGCGGCTCTCCCTGTCGAAACTCCGCGAGCGCACGCTCTCGCGGGACCTCGCCGACCGCGTCGGCGGCGGCCAGGTCCGGATCCGGGTCGTCGGCGACGTCTCGGACATGGAGGGGTACCCGCCGCTGTCCGACGACCTCCGGGCCGAGATCCGCGAGGCGGAGTACACCTTTCCCGCTGATCTGCGCGTCTCCGAACTCGAAGAACGCGTCGCCGAACGCCTCCGGACGGAGTTCGATCTGGGGGACGTGGCGGTGACCATCGACGAACGCGGCCGCGCGTCGGTCGCCGCCGCACCGCCGTTCTCGGGCCTCTCGAAGCGCGTCCCCGCGGGCAAACGCGCCGTCTCCGTGGACGCGCTGATTCCGACCGGGCTTGCCCGGGGTGACGAAGTGACCCTCATCACGACCGACGCGCAGGTTCGCGGGACGGTCGTGAGTGCGAAGACGGCGGATCCAGCGTCCGACAGGCGACTGACCGTGCCGACGACGCCCGACCCGGATCCCGACGGTGACGCCGAGGCCGACGAGGGGTCGACACCGCGGGCCGTCCGGGCACCGACGACGACGGGTGGCGAAGGGCGGCTCACGGCCGCGGTTACCCGAACGGACGCGGAGCCGCTGCTCCGGGCCGACCGGGCGCGGGTCGTCGTCGAAGCCCGGGGGACCCGACTCGAGTACGAACTCATCTCACTGCTCCGGCGCAGCGGCAAGCGGTTCCGCCGGTTCACCGTCGCCGCCGACAGCGACCTCGACGGCGTGGACCTCGGAACTGTCAACGCCCGGGAGACCTACGGCGTGGCGATCCTCGGGGTCAGGAAACCGACGGGCTGGCAACTGGCTCCACAGGGGACCACCGCGCTCGCGGGCGGCGACGAGGTGTTCGCGGTCGGGTCGCCCGACGAACTCGACGCGTTCGCGGGGGTGGTCGCTTGA